The Amblyomma americanum isolate KBUSLIRL-KWMA chromosome 6, ASM5285725v1, whole genome shotgun sequence genome has a window encoding:
- the alc gene encoding 5'-AMP-activated protein kinase subunit beta-1, whose amino-acid sequence MGNTGSGSKRDRAYSTDTDTPSSPGKDERAFEFTTGGSRRSRFIYQASLDDADDYPSFRKGDSDMRPRASTMEGSGGSSGGGQGKATLPTVFKWEGGGKDVSISGTFTNWKPIPMVHSHGDFVVILDVPEGDHQYKFMVDGQWVHDHNEPTVDNDMGTKNNLINVKQSDFEVFEALAMDSVGSGSGTQSVSGSPPGDYGQEVPQAKPYEKTSGPPVLPPHLLQVILNKDTPLRCEPTLLPEPNHVMLNHLYALSIKDGVMVLSATHRYRKKYVTTLLYKPI is encoded by the coding sequence ATGGGCAACACCGGCTCGGGCAGCAAGCGCGACCGCGCCTATTCGACGGACACGGACACGCCGTCGTCTCCAGGCAAGGATGAGCGGGCTTTCGAGTTCACCACGGGCGGCTCGCGCCGCAGCCGCTTCATCTACCAGGCCTCGCTGGACGATGCGGACGACTACCCGAGCTTCAGGAAGGGGGACTCGGACATGCGGCCGCGGGCCTCCACAATGGAGGGCTCCGGCGGCAGCAGCGGAGGGGGCCAGGGCAAGGCGACGCTGCCGACCGTGTTTAAGTGGGAAGGCGGCGGTAAAGACGTGTCCATCAGCGGCACCTTCACCAACTGGAAGCCTATCCCGATGGTGCACAGCCACGGGGACTTCGTGGTCATCCTGGACGTGCCCGAGGGTGATCACCAGTACAAGTTCATGGTGGACGGCCAGTGGGTGCACGACCACAACGAGCCGACCGTGGACAACGACATGGGCACTAAGAACAACCTGATCAACGTCAAGCAGTCCGACTTCGAGGTCTTCGAGGCGCTCGCGATGGACAGTGTGGGCTCGGGCAGCGGCACGCAGAGCGTCTCCGGCTCGCCGCCCGGCGACTACGGCCAGGAGGTGCCGCAGGCCAAGCCCTACGAGAAGACGAGCGGCCCGCCCGTACTGCCGCCGCACCTGCTGCAGGTCATCCTCAACAAGGACACGCCGCTTCGCTGCGAGCCGACGCTTCTGCCTGAACCCAATCACGTCATGCTGAACCACCTGTACGCCCTGTCCATCAAGGACGGCGTAATGGTGCTCAGTGCCACGCACAGGTACCGGAAGAAGTACGTCACGACGTTGCTCTACAAGCCGATCTGA
- the LOC144093450 gene encoding uncharacterized protein LOC144093450 encodes MAADTRYSGHDGRPPLLATSQVPIINKLSLAGGTKDARRSEDRSPPDTYLWESADVHTGGSGAAKAKVPNSRTCTSQPSGWEWKSFKELSEMDCGQLQQLCSKLSQLIRQRSIDLAPLLEEHHNLQEEIDARNVVIQQLLKLTCQQMEFPRRPIQMSVIFPESKADEDSSDAVLYD; translated from the exons ATGGCTGCTGACACAAGATATAGTGGCCATGACGGCAGGCCACCTTTGCTTGCCACGAGTCAAGTGCCCATTATCAACAAGCTGTCTCTAGCTGGCGGCACAAAAGATGCCAGAAGAAGCGAAGATCGAAGTCCCCCAGACACCTATCTCTGGGAAAGTGCTGATGTCCACACAGGAGGAAGTGGGGCTGCCAAGGCCAAAGTGCCCAACAGCAGGACTTGCACATCGCAGCCCTCTGGGTGGGAGTGGAAGTCATTTAAAGAGT TGTCTGAAATGGACTGTGGACAGCTCCAGCAACTGTGTTCCAAGCTCTCTCAACTAATCAGGC AGCGCTCAATTGATTTGGCACCTCTGCTTGAAGAGCACCACAACCTGCAAGAAGAAATCGACGCACGCAATGTTGTCATACAGCAACTCCTGAAACTGACGTGCCAGCAGATGGAGTTCCCACGGCGGCCTATTCAGATGTCTGTCATTTTTCCCGAAAGCAAGGCAGACGAAGACAGCTCCGATGCTGTTTTGTACGATTGA